The Acidimicrobiales bacterium nucleotide sequence CGCGGCGCTCGGCCTCGGCGCGGTGGGCTATCTGTCGAAGCACATGTCCGGCGACGAACTCGTCGATGCGCTCGCCAACATCATGCACGGCGACGTCGTGGTCAGCGACCCGCCCCGTCGTCGGTACTCGAATCCGGATCTCGAGTGGCCGGGGCGCGACGCCGGGCTCAGCGAGCGAGAAGCCGAGATCCTCGCGCTGGTGACCCAGGGCAAGACCAATATCGAGATCGCCGCGCTGCTCTACCTCAGCATCAACACGATCAAGACCCACATCCGCGGCGCGTACCGCAAGATCGATGCCACCACGCGGGTGGAGGCGGTTCTCTGGGGCACGGCCAACGGGATGAGCCCCGACCGTCAGCGGTTGGTCGAATAGACGTTCCGGTCCAGCTGTCGAGGTTTGGCTCCGGGTCGGACGGGGTAACAGCGCTCATCATGGGCGCGAGCACTCCAGCACTTCCCTCGCAACCGGCGACCGCGCCCGATCCGAACCTCGCGCTGATGGCGAAGGTGGCGGGTGGCGACCAGCAGGCGTTCGCCGACCTCTACGACCAGCTGGCCCCCTCCGTCTGGGGCCTGGTTCGCAATGTGGTCGACGACCCGATCGCCGCGCAGCAGGCCATGTTCGACGCCCTCGTGAGCGTCTGGGCCCACGCCCGCTTCTTCGAGCCCGGGACAGGTTCGGTGCAACTCTGGGTCAGCTCGATTGCTCACCAGAGAGCAGTCGCCCACCGCGCCCGCTGAGAACTGTCCGAGGGGCGACCCACGCTGACCCGCCTGGCGATGACACCGTCGGTCGTCGGCATCGTCAGCCTCTTCCCGCAGCTGATCGCCGGACCGATCGTGCGGGCCACCGACATCGGCGCCGAGATCACCCGTCGTCGGGTGGGGCGGACCCGGCCGGCGAGGAACGGGATCGGGCGGCGTTGCCGGCGCTGTCTTCGTCACCGGTCGACACCGACACGTGGGCTGCGGTCGACGCCTGGTACCGGGACCGCATTCCGTTTCGCAACGACCTGATCGAGGTCGAAAGCGACCTGAACGACGTCATCGACGACCGGCCGCCCACCGCGGCCGCACCGACGCCACCTGTCAGCAGCGGAACCGCGCCGCCTTGGAATCGACCGTGCTCGCCGACCCCAACGCGCGGCTCGTTCGACGACGATCCCGGGAGGGGCCCGGCGGCGCTACTGTCGCCTCACCCCTGATCCGGAGACATGCGACATGTCCGCTGCGACCGTGCCCACGCTGACGTATCTCTATGGCCCGCCGGCAGTCGGGAAGCTGACCGTCGCCGAGAAGCTCTCGGAGCTGACGGGGGACCCGCTGTTTCACAACCACCTGAGTGTGAACGTGGTCCGGCCGATCTTCGGCCTCGGCACCCCGTCGTTCAACGCGGTGATCGAGCGGCTGCGGGTCGATGTGTGTGCGACGGCGATCGCCGAGGGCATGTCGCTCATCTTCACGAACAGCTCGGCGTGGGGCGGTGACGACGGTCGTGATCGGTTCGTTTCGTTCGCCGCCCGGGTCACCGATGCTGTCGCCGCCGCCGGCGGTCGCAGCCTCCTGGTGCGCCTCACCGGCGACCCCGCCGATCTCGAAGCGCGGGTGGACGGCGACTCGCGCCAGGGCCATCACAAGCTGACCGATGCCGTGCGGCTGCGCGAGATCCTGTCGACCTTCGACGACTCGCCACTCCCCGGCACCGCCCTCACCGTCGACACCTCCACCACGACCCCAGCCGCGGCCGCCGAGGCGATCGCCGCCCTCCCCTGAGTTGGGACGCCGGGGTCAGACCCCCGTCCCAACATCGCATGATGACCTCCGAGGTCGGACACGAGGTGGGACAGGGGTCTGACCCCAATGTCCCAACTGGCGGCGGTTCCTGGCCACAAGGGGCCACAATACGAGCATGGAGAACGACCTCAACGATGCAGTTTTCGACATGGTGGTGGAAATCCCGAAGGGATCCCGCAACAAGTACGAGATCGATCACGAGACGGGGGCGATCTGGCTCGATCGTCACCTGTTCACGGCGACGTCCTACCCGGCCGACTACGGGTTCATCCCCGACACGCTGGGCGAGGACGGCGACCCGCTCGACGTGCTCGTGTTGCTCGAGGAACCGACGATCCCCGGGTGTCACATCACCGCCAGGGCGCTCGGCGTCTTCTGGATGCGCGACGAGATGGGCCCTGACGCCAAGGTTCTGTCGGTCCCGGCCGGCGACCCCCGCTGGGACGAGATCAAGTCGCTGAGCGACGTCTCCGCTCATCTCCGTGCGGAGATCAGCCACTTCTTCGAGATCTACAAGGCCCTCGAGCCGTCGAAGTCCACCGAGGTGGGGGACTGGGGCGGGCTGAGCGAAGCGGTCGCGGAGATCGCCGCGGCTCGGGCTCGCCATGAGCAGATGGGCGCTCACGAGTAGGGCGCTCACGGGTAACGTCGCGCCATGGAACTCCAGGGAAAGGTCGCCGTCGTCACCGGTGGGGCGAGCGGCATCGGCGAGGCGTTGGTCGAGCGCTTCCATCGAGAGGGCGCCGCCCATGTGGTCGTGGTCGATCGGGACGAGGCGGGTGCGGCCGCCGTGGCGTCGACCGTCGGCGGCACGGCGGTGGGTTGCGATGTCACCGACGAGGCGGCGATCCGGGCCGTCGTCGACGAGACCGAAGGCGATCACGGTCCCATCGGACTCTTCGTGTCCAACGCCGGCTACGTCACCCTCGGCGGCCTCGAGGCGCCGGTCGAGGACCTCACCCGGATGTTCGAGGTGCACGTGCTCGCGCATCTCTACGCCGCCCGGGCGGTCATCCCCCACATGGCCGAGCGTGGTGGCGGCTATCTCCTCAACACCGCCTCGGCGGCGGGTCTGCTCTCCCAGTTCGGGTCGCTGCACTACACGATCACGAAGCACGCGGCGGTGGCGCTCGCGGAGTGGGTGGCGATCACCCACGGTCATCAGGGCATCAAGGTCTCCGTGCTGTGCCCGCAGGCCGTGGCTACGAACATCCTCCCGAACAGCCCCGACGTCGACAAGCTGGTCGGCCCCGGCGCCGATGTCGCGGGCGCCGATGGCACGCTCAGCTCGACGGACGTGGCCGACAGTGTCATCGAGGCCCTGCGCGACGAACGATTCCACGTGCTGCCCCACCCCGACGTCGCCGAGTACGTCACCCGCAAGGGCGCCGACGTCGACCGATGGATCGGCGGGATGCAGCGCTGGCAGGGTTCGATGTTCCCGCCCGACCTGCACCCCGCAACCTGGTTGACCGGGCGCTGAGTATCGCCCACCTCGGCAATGTGCGACGAACCAATGTGTTGACAGTTGGACTGTCACTACTTAGGGTCCGTCCATGGTGAGTGTCGTCAGAAGCCGGGTGATCGCAGCATCGTCCGATGAGGTGTGGGCCGCCCTGTCCGACTTCGCGAGCATCAGCGCATGGGCCCCGAATGTCGACCACTCCTGTCTGCTGACCGAGCAGACCGAGGGCGTCGGCACGACGCGCCGAATCCAGACCGGCCGCATCACTCTCGTGGAGACCGTCGAGACCTACGAGCCGGGCCGCACGCTCGCCTACCGCCTGACCGGGCTTCCCCCGGTGATCAGGTCGGTCACCAACACCTGGCAGTTGGCGCCATCAGGTGATCAGACGTCGGCGACGCTCACCTCCCAGATCGATGCCGGCCCGCGGCTCCCGCAGAAGGCGATCGCCCGGGCCGTGGGACGACGGCTCGGCGCGGCGTCGGAGCAGATGCTCGACGGCCTGGCCGCCCACTTCGCACCGGAAGCCGGGGCATGACCGACCGACCCGATGTCGTCATCTTGATGAGCGACGAGGAGCGCGCGGCCCCGCCCTACGAGACCGACGACGTCGCCGCGTGGCGGCGTCGAGTGCTGGCCGCCGAATCCTGGTTCGACGACAACGCCGTGAATTTCCGGCGCCACTACACCGGCTCGCTCGCCTGTGTTCCGAGCCGGCCCACACTGTTCACCGGGCAGTACCCCGGTGTCCACGGTGTGACCCAGACCGACGGACTCGGCAAGATGGCCGACGACTCGCGGATGCGCTGGCTGCGCGAGGGCGAGGTGCCGACGCTCGGCCACTGGTTCCGGGCGGCGGGCTACGACACCCACTACGACGGCAAGTGGCACATCACCCACGCCGATCTCGTCGATGACGACGGCGAGCGGGTGACGACCAACGACGACGCCGGCAACGTGATCCCGGAGGCGGTCGAGCGCTACCTCGCCGCCGATCGGCTCGACCCCTTCGGCTTCTCCGGCTGGGTGGGGCCCGAGCCCCACGGTGGGGCCTTGGCCGACTCGGGACTGCGCCGTGATCCGCTGATCGCGGCGCGGGTGGTCGCCTGGCTCGAGCACCGCTACGCCCGCCGCCGAGCCGGCGATGCCGACGCCCTCAGGCCGTTTCTGCTCGTCGCCAGCTTCGTGAACCCCCACGACATCGTTCTCTTTCCTGCCTGGCTTCGGCGCAACCCGCTGCAACCGTCGGCTCTGCTCGATCCGCCGCCGATCGACGAGTCGCCGACTGCCCACGAGGATCTCGCGACGAAGCCCGCCGCGCAGATCGCCTACCGGGAGGCGTACCCGGGCGGCTACGGGCCGGCGCCCGCCGTGGCTCGGCTCTATGCCGGCAATGCCCAGAAGTACCGCGACACCTACTACCGGCTCCATGCCGAGGTCGACGGACCGCTCGACCAGGTACGGCGGGCCG carries:
- a CDS encoding response regulator transcription factor, encoding MTSSTGVSSSAPVQVAIVNDYSVVLAGLQVILEPFAHRFEVAEIDANMPVAQPVDIALYDTFAEPNTDFATLQQLISNDLAARVVVFTWNFRPDLITAALGLGAVGYLSKHMSGDELVDALANIMHGDVVVSDPPRRRYSNPDLEWPGRDAGLSEREAEILALVTQGKTNIEIAALLYLSINTIKTHIRGAYRKIDATTRVEAVLWGTANGMSPDRQRLVE
- a CDS encoding sigma factor; the protein is MAKVAGGDQQAFADLYDQLAPSVWGLVRNVVDDPIAAQQAMFDALVSVWAHARFFEPGTGSVQLWVSSIAHQRAVAHRAR
- a CDS encoding inorganic diphosphatase; translation: MENDLNDAVFDMVVEIPKGSRNKYEIDHETGAIWLDRHLFTATSYPADYGFIPDTLGEDGDPLDVLVLLEEPTIPGCHITARALGVFWMRDEMGPDAKVLSVPAGDPRWDEIKSLSDVSAHLRAEISHFFEIYKALEPSKSTEVGDWGGLSEAVAEIAAARARHEQMGAHE
- a CDS encoding SDR family oxidoreductase, which translates into the protein MELQGKVAVVTGGASGIGEALVERFHREGAAHVVVVDRDEAGAAAVASTVGGTAVGCDVTDEAAIRAVVDETEGDHGPIGLFVSNAGYVTLGGLEAPVEDLTRMFEVHVLAHLYAARAVIPHMAERGGGYLLNTASAAGLLSQFGSLHYTITKHAAVALAEWVAITHGHQGIKVSVLCPQAVATNILPNSPDVDKLVGPGADVAGADGTLSSTDVADSVIEALRDERFHVLPHPDVAEYVTRKGADVDRWIGGMQRWQGSMFPPDLHPATWLTGR
- a CDS encoding SRPBCC family protein, which produces MVSVVRSRVIAASSDEVWAALSDFASISAWAPNVDHSCLLTEQTEGVGTTRRIQTGRITLVETVETYEPGRTLAYRLTGLPPVIRSVTNTWQLAPSGDQTSATLTSQIDAGPRLPQKAIARAVGRRLGAASEQMLDGLAAHFAPEAGA